A region of Myxococcus stipitatus DSM 14675 DNA encodes the following proteins:
- a CDS encoding serine hydrolase domain-containing protein produces the protein MSLLARSPGNRAVPSSFHLLLGALLALGPLSSSAQSARPVEPAPPAPVVADEARKLLGIWAAEPVFGPEVQGELTVVREGGAWRASIAGFEVPGRVDKDVLTVALPGGQGTFRGKVGADGKSLRGHWVQPQVVVGGVQYASPVELRALRKGAWRGTVTPWADRLTLYLGVYERPDGSIGAYLRDPEKGFGRQFAFNVTLREGAVTLVDPRGPTTLEGTHDAGQDRLTVSLFFLGPLQFTRRDRDQAVGLYARTPALGPYVYRAPVAESDGWTTASLQDVGMDPAPIAALMQRILDTEPGPTAKPLIQGVLIARRGKLVVEEYFHGFDKERLHDLRSASKTLAPVLVGTAIEQGAKLSAQTPVYSMFPAYKPSAPLDPRKAQLTLEHLMTMTSGLDCDDNNEESPGGEDRVQSQEGDWYTYTLDLPMGRAPGGPQAVYCTAGINLLGGVVRNATGTWLPEHFERTVARPLQFRRYAMNLMPDGEAYLGGGLYARPRDALKLGQLYLAGGVWKGQRVVSKRWVERSIARHSVMSPERTYGYAWWRHELKVGERVYAEYEAGGNGGQYVMVIPELELTVMFTGGNYGQFNLWKTFREELLPRYILAAVRP, from the coding sequence GTGAGCCTCCTTGCCCGCTCCCCCGGGAACCGCGCCGTGCCCTCGTCGTTCCACCTCCTCCTGGGGGCCTTGCTGGCCCTGGGGCCCCTGTCCTCCAGTGCTCAGTCCGCGCGGCCGGTGGAGCCTGCCCCGCCGGCCCCGGTGGTCGCGGACGAGGCTCGGAAACTCCTGGGCATCTGGGCCGCGGAGCCCGTCTTCGGGCCGGAGGTCCAAGGCGAGCTCACGGTGGTGCGCGAGGGCGGCGCCTGGCGCGCGAGCATCGCGGGTTTCGAGGTGCCGGGGCGCGTGGACAAGGACGTGCTGACGGTGGCGCTGCCAGGAGGGCAGGGGACGTTCCGAGGCAAGGTGGGCGCCGATGGCAAGTCCCTCCGAGGCCACTGGGTGCAGCCCCAGGTCGTCGTCGGAGGTGTCCAGTACGCCTCGCCCGTGGAGCTGCGAGCGCTGCGCAAGGGTGCCTGGCGAGGCACCGTGACGCCCTGGGCGGACCGGCTCACGTTGTACCTGGGCGTGTACGAGCGCCCGGATGGCTCCATCGGCGCGTACCTGCGAGACCCGGAGAAGGGCTTCGGTCGGCAGTTCGCGTTCAACGTGACGCTGCGGGAGGGCGCCGTGACGCTGGTGGACCCGCGCGGGCCGACGACGCTCGAGGGCACACATGACGCGGGGCAGGACCGGCTCACCGTGTCCCTCTTCTTCCTGGGGCCGCTCCAGTTCACCCGGAGGGACCGGGACCAGGCGGTGGGGCTCTACGCGCGCACGCCCGCGCTGGGGCCGTATGTCTACCGAGCCCCTGTCGCGGAGTCGGATGGCTGGACGACGGCGTCGCTCCAGGACGTGGGCATGGACCCCGCGCCCATCGCCGCGCTGATGCAGCGCATCCTCGACACGGAGCCGGGCCCCACGGCGAAGCCGCTCATCCAGGGCGTGCTCATCGCGCGCCGGGGCAAGCTCGTGGTGGAGGAGTACTTCCACGGCTTCGACAAGGAGCGCCTGCATGACCTGCGCTCCGCCTCCAAGACGCTGGCGCCCGTGCTGGTGGGCACCGCCATCGAGCAGGGCGCGAAGCTCTCCGCGCAGACACCGGTCTACTCGATGTTCCCCGCGTACAAGCCCTCCGCGCCCCTGGACCCGCGCAAGGCCCAGCTCACGCTGGAGCACTTGATGACGATGACCTCGGGGCTCGACTGCGATGACAACAACGAGGAGTCGCCGGGCGGAGAGGACCGCGTCCAGTCGCAGGAGGGGGACTGGTACACGTACACGCTGGACCTGCCCATGGGCCGGGCACCGGGAGGCCCGCAGGCGGTGTACTGCACCGCGGGCATCAACCTGCTGGGCGGCGTGGTGCGCAACGCGACGGGGACGTGGCTGCCCGAGCACTTCGAGCGCACCGTGGCACGGCCGCTCCAGTTCCGTCGCTACGCGATGAACCTGATGCCGGATGGCGAGGCGTATCTCGGCGGCGGGCTCTATGCGCGGCCTCGGGATGCGCTGAAGCTGGGGCAGCTCTACCTGGCGGGCGGCGTGTGGAAGGGGCAGCGCGTGGTCAGCAAGCGCTGGGTCGAGCGCTCCATCGCGCGTCACTCCGTCATGAGCCCGGAGCGCACGTATGGCTATGCGTGGTGGCGGCACGAGCTGAAGGTCGGCGAGCGCGTGTATGCGGAGTACGAGGCGGGCGGCAACGGAGGCCAGTACGTCATGGTCATCCCCGAGCTGGAGCTCACGGTGATGTTCACCGGCGGGAATTACGGTCAGTTCAACCTCTGGAAGACGTTCCGGGAGGAATTGCTGCCGCGCTACATCCTCGCGGCCGTCCGTCCGTAG
- a CDS encoding sensor histidine kinase — protein MKLSLATRIFLGYAVVLVTFGLVSLFSVAELHRNRLEIRLVSQGYLQLSQDAAEMEMNHANQQRHTSRMLEEDSAEIRRAIIRLARVYVPTTFISQRLAATRERATQLRAMAPESEVRFIQELESRLAELDTRYREYGRAAESVFDAFSKQAPDKAQVERATADVLSMEDAIGRELRLLRLSLSNRIRERVDGAEERERQTGLAIISLSVAAILLGLGATAWSARTLRPVRTLIEGVSRIGKGDYSAQLGVKGHDEVAVLARAFDQMARSLQAREAQIKAQAEALMRAEQLAAVGRISAQIVHEVRNPLSSIGLNVELLGDAVEQATFPDPGEAGEVKDLLSAVTREVDRLADVTEHYLRMARPQRPDLDPRDVTAVLDGVLDFSREELMRAGVEVVREFAPETPAVLADEGQLRQVFLNLLRNSREAMPHGGLLTIATRPLEQDVEVTVKDTGQGMTEEVREHLFEPFFTTKEGGTGLGLAVSQQILQAHGGSLSCQSIPGQGTAFVLRLPRA, from the coding sequence ATGAAGCTCTCCCTGGCCACCCGCATCTTCCTGGGCTACGCGGTGGTGCTCGTCACCTTCGGCCTGGTGTCCCTCTTCAGCGTCGCGGAGCTGCACCGCAACCGGCTGGAGATCCGGCTGGTGAGCCAGGGCTATCTCCAGCTCTCCCAGGACGCCGCGGAGATGGAGATGAACCACGCCAACCAGCAGCGCCACACCTCGCGCATGCTGGAGGAGGACAGCGCGGAGATTCGCCGCGCCATCATCCGCCTGGCGCGCGTCTACGTGCCCACGACGTTCATCTCCCAGCGGCTGGCGGCGACGCGCGAGCGGGCCACGCAGCTTCGCGCCATGGCCCCGGAGAGCGAGGTGCGCTTCATCCAGGAGCTGGAGTCGCGGCTGGCGGAGCTGGACACGCGCTATCGGGAATACGGCCGCGCCGCGGAGAGCGTCTTCGACGCCTTCAGCAAGCAGGCCCCGGACAAGGCCCAGGTGGAGCGCGCCACCGCGGATGTGCTCAGCATGGAGGACGCCATCGGCCGCGAGCTGCGCCTCCTGCGCCTGTCGCTGTCCAACCGCATCCGGGAGCGCGTGGACGGCGCCGAGGAGCGGGAGCGGCAGACGGGCCTGGCCATCATCAGCCTCTCCGTCGCGGCCATCCTCCTGGGCCTGGGCGCCACGGCGTGGTCGGCCCGGACGCTGCGCCCGGTGCGCACGCTCATCGAGGGCGTGTCGCGCATCGGCAAGGGCGACTACAGCGCGCAGCTCGGCGTGAAGGGCCACGACGAGGTGGCGGTGCTCGCGCGCGCGTTCGACCAGATGGCGCGCTCGCTCCAGGCCCGCGAGGCGCAGATCAAGGCCCAGGCGGAGGCGCTGATGCGCGCCGAGCAGCTCGCCGCCGTGGGCCGCATCTCCGCGCAAATCGTCCACGAGGTGCGCAACCCGCTGTCCTCCATCGGACTCAACGTGGAGCTGCTGGGCGACGCGGTGGAGCAGGCCACCTTCCCGGACCCGGGCGAGGCCGGCGAGGTGAAGGACCTGCTGTCCGCCGTCACCCGCGAGGTGGACCGACTGGCGGACGTCACCGAGCACTACCTGCGCATGGCCCGGCCCCAGCGGCCGGACCTGGACCCTCGCGACGTGACGGCGGTCCTCGACGGGGTGTTGGACTTCTCACGCGAGGAGCTGATGCGCGCGGGCGTGGAGGTGGTGCGCGAGTTCGCGCCGGAGACGCCCGCCGTGCTCGCCGACGAGGGGCAGCTGCGCCAGGTCTTCCTCAACCTCCTGCGCAACAGCCGCGAGGCGATGCCCCACGGGGGCCTGCTCACCATCGCCACCCGCCCCCTGGAGCAGGACGTGGAGGTGACGGTGAAGGACACAGGTCAGGGCATGACGGAGGAGGTGCGCGAGCACCTCTTCGAGCCGTTCTTCACCACCAAGGAGGGCGGTACGGGCCTGGGGCTGGCGGTGAGTCAACAGATTCTCCAGGCACACGGCGGCTCGCTCTCCTGCCAGAGTATTCCCGGCCAGGGCACGGCCTTCGTGTTAAGGCTTCCTCGCGCATGA
- a CDS encoding M16 family metallopeptidase, with translation MSFTSYRDVLPSGLRVVTVETPHLHTALLAIYVRTGSRHETAANNGVSHYLEHLFFRGSEGWPDTVKMNAAVEEVGGNLNGVTTRDHGYYYTPLHPAHFRVGLDILGDMLTRPRLTDMEVERQIILEEMLDEVDEKGRDIDLDNLSKHLLFPNHPLALKIAGTRDSVSALQHSQVLEHFAQHYVTGNIVVTAAGRVRRDEVLELTERAFARLPKGLASTETPPPPAAPGPLLHFVSHDESQTEFRLNFRTVPEQHDDYAALQIIRRVMDDGLSSRLPFEIVEKRGLAYSVHASLDAYDDAGLFEIEAASAPEKASQVVQESLRVLGTLCDDLIGDEELARAKRRHRMLLEFSQDSPGELAGWFGGTELFRAPETFAHRADLVDSQSAERVREVARRYFRKENLTVVAVGQRKGLKALERVVAEAPGLPGAPSLPPAKAKVSGGRRG, from the coding sequence ATGAGCTTCACATCGTATCGGGACGTGCTGCCCTCCGGGCTCCGCGTCGTCACCGTCGAGACGCCCCACCTCCACACCGCCCTGCTCGCCATCTACGTCCGCACCGGCAGCCGGCACGAGACGGCCGCGAACAACGGCGTCAGCCACTACCTGGAGCACCTGTTCTTCCGGGGCAGTGAAGGCTGGCCGGACACCGTGAAGATGAACGCCGCCGTGGAGGAAGTGGGCGGCAACCTCAACGGCGTCACCACCCGGGACCACGGCTACTACTACACGCCCCTGCACCCGGCGCACTTCCGCGTGGGCCTGGACATCCTCGGGGACATGCTCACCCGCCCCCGCCTCACCGACATGGAGGTGGAGCGGCAGATCATCCTCGAGGAGATGCTGGACGAGGTCGACGAGAAGGGCCGGGACATCGACCTGGACAACCTGTCCAAGCACCTGCTCTTCCCCAACCACCCGCTGGCCCTCAAGATCGCCGGGACGCGCGACTCCGTCTCCGCCCTCCAGCACTCGCAGGTGCTGGAGCACTTCGCCCAGCACTACGTCACCGGCAACATCGTGGTCACCGCCGCGGGCCGCGTGCGCCGCGACGAGGTGCTGGAGCTGACCGAGCGCGCCTTCGCTCGCTTGCCCAAGGGCCTCGCGAGCACGGAGACGCCTCCGCCTCCCGCCGCGCCGGGCCCCCTGCTGCACTTCGTCTCGCACGACGAATCGCAGACGGAGTTCCGCCTCAACTTCCGCACCGTGCCGGAGCAGCACGACGACTACGCCGCGCTGCAGATCATCCGCCGCGTGATGGATGACGGCCTGTCCTCGCGCCTGCCGTTCGAAATCGTGGAGAAGCGCGGGCTGGCCTACTCCGTCCACGCCTCGCTGGACGCGTACGACGACGCGGGCCTGTTCGAAATCGAGGCCGCCAGCGCCCCCGAGAAGGCGTCCCAGGTGGTGCAGGAGTCGCTGCGGGTGCTCGGCACGCTGTGCGACGACCTGATTGGCGACGAGGAGCTGGCGCGCGCCAAGCGCCGTCACCGCATGCTGCTGGAGTTCTCGCAGGACTCGCCGGGGGAGCTGGCCGGGTGGTTCGGCGGCACGGAGCTGTTCCGCGCGCCGGAGACCTTCGCCCACCGCGCGGACCTGGTGGACTCACAGTCCGCCGAGCGCGTCCGCGAGGTCGCCCGTCGCTACTTCCGGAAGGAGAACCTCACGGTGGTGGCGGTGGGCCAGCGCAAGGGCCTCAAGGCCTTGGAGCGCGTGGTGGCGGAGGCCCCGGGCCTGCCCGGAGCCCCCTCGCTGCCGCCGGCGAAGGCGAAGGTCAGCGGCGGCCGCCGCGGATGA
- a CDS encoding tetratricopeptide repeat protein has protein sequence MAAVQNRAQQAQAALGEARAHLANGQAPAALTALKRAATAAPDSAEPYLLMADAHLMNNNMGAAIMSLKQAEALIPGTDPTIQKQLSELYLSNGNTQEALTILTTLRDSRLLTEADTLGLARFQAREGQIEAAFATLESVLRDSPDDPEAKAMEAEVLLMKGDELLAANLMDKLLQQNPAHTSARLLRARYFLVNGVPQMAEADLQAVEGKDARRADVIMLRARALLAQGRATDAEATLKPLVDAEPQNAEALAWMAETVLAQGRRADSLTLVDRALQFRPRLARALYVRGRAQEEANDKKGAEESYRFALSAEPRFAPAHSRLWRLYLQTERKVDAYSALERLLALSEASQEEKVALAKLSAQLQTQVARATKLIDEALKREPDNTEYQEVKKALLALAPKPEKKKPTGPIIIRGGRR, from the coding sequence GTGGCCGCCGTCCAGAACCGTGCTCAACAGGCCCAGGCGGCCCTGGGCGAAGCCCGCGCGCACCTCGCCAACGGCCAGGCCCCCGCGGCCCTCACGGCGCTCAAGCGCGCGGCCACCGCCGCCCCGGACAGCGCGGAGCCCTACCTGTTGATGGCCGACGCCCACCTCATGAACAACAACATGGGCGCCGCCATCATGTCCCTCAAGCAGGCGGAGGCCCTCATCCCTGGGACGGACCCCACCATCCAGAAGCAGCTCTCCGAGCTGTACCTGAGCAATGGCAACACCCAGGAGGCCCTCACCATCCTCACGACCCTGCGCGACTCCCGGTTGTTGACGGAAGCCGACACGCTGGGGCTGGCCCGCTTCCAGGCCCGCGAGGGGCAGATAGAAGCGGCCTTCGCGACGCTGGAGAGTGTGCTGCGCGACAGCCCGGATGACCCGGAGGCCAAGGCCATGGAGGCCGAGGTCCTGCTCATGAAGGGCGACGAGCTGCTCGCCGCCAACCTCATGGACAAGCTGCTCCAGCAGAACCCCGCGCACACGTCCGCGCGCCTCCTGCGAGCGCGCTACTTCCTGGTCAACGGCGTGCCGCAGATGGCGGAGGCGGACCTCCAGGCCGTGGAGGGCAAGGACGCCCGACGCGCGGACGTCATCATGCTGCGGGCCCGCGCGCTCCTGGCGCAGGGCCGCGCCACCGACGCGGAGGCCACGCTCAAGCCCCTGGTGGACGCGGAGCCGCAGAACGCCGAGGCCCTGGCGTGGATGGCGGAGACGGTGCTGGCGCAGGGCCGCCGCGCGGACTCGCTGACGCTCGTGGACCGCGCGCTCCAGTTCCGCCCCCGACTGGCCCGGGCCCTCTACGTGCGCGGCCGCGCGCAGGAGGAGGCCAACGACAAGAAGGGCGCGGAGGAGAGCTACCGCTTCGCCCTCAGCGCGGAGCCTCGCTTCGCCCCCGCGCACTCGCGCCTGTGGCGGCTGTACCTCCAGACGGAGCGCAAGGTGGATGCGTACTCCGCGCTGGAGCGGCTGCTCGCGCTCAGCGAGGCGTCGCAAGAGGAGAAGGTCGCCCTCGCGAAGCTCTCCGCTCAGCTCCAGACGCAGGTGGCGCGCGCGACGAAGCTCATCGACGAGGCCCTCAAGCGAGAGCCGGACAACACCGAGTACCAGGAGGTGAAGAAGGCCCTCCTGGCGCTGGCGCCGAAGCCCGAGAAGAAGAAGCCCACCGGGCCCATCATCATCCGCGGCGGCCGCCGCTGA
- a CDS encoding DUF779 domain-containing protein, whose protein sequence is MSDTRAEPGAGGQAEPEVARVAVTPEAASVIRSLRTEHGPLMFHQSGGCCDGSAPMCYPAKEFRVGQRDVFLGDVEGCPVYIGGAQFEAWQHTHLTLDVVPGRGAGFSLESPRGVRFLTRSRVFTDEEYERMKRQPPPRRGPPE, encoded by the coding sequence ATGAGCGACACCCGTGCCGAGCCCGGCGCGGGTGGGCAGGCGGAGCCGGAGGTGGCTCGGGTGGCGGTGACGCCCGAGGCCGCCTCCGTCATCCGCTCGCTGCGCACCGAGCATGGGCCGCTGATGTTCCACCAGTCGGGAGGGTGCTGCGATGGCAGCGCGCCCATGTGCTACCCCGCGAAGGAGTTCCGCGTGGGCCAGCGGGACGTCTTCCTGGGTGACGTGGAGGGCTGCCCCGTCTACATCGGCGGCGCGCAGTTCGAGGCCTGGCAGCACACCCACCTGACCCTGGACGTGGTGCCCGGCAGAGGCGCGGGCTTCAGCCTGGAGTCTCCCCGGGGCGTGAGGTTCCTCACCCGCAGCCGCGTCTTCACCGACGAGGAATACGAGCGGATGAAGCGCCAGCCCCCGCCACGCCGAGGCCCGCCGGAGTAG
- the adh gene encoding aldehyde dehydrogenase, protein MIYAAPNQPGSKVKFKSRYQNFIGGRWVEPKRGQYFQNITPVTGQVFCEIPRSTAEDIELALDAAHAAKAAWGRTSPTERANILLKIADRLEQEKEMLALVESWDNGKPIRETLAADLPLAIDHFRYFASCIRAQEGSMSQLDSDTVAYHFHEPLGVVGQIIPWNFPILMAAWKLAPALAAGNCVVLKPAEQTPVGILVVTELIQDLLPDGVLNVVNGFGVEAGKPLASSPRVAKVAFTGETTTGRLILQYASENLIPVTLELGGKSPNIFFDDVMAQDDDFLDKAMEGFAMFALNQGEVCTCPSRALVGERIFNQFIERGLERVKRVRPGNPLDTDTMLGAQASNDQLEKILGYIDIGKKEGAKVLTGGERVTLPGDLKDGYYVAPTVFHGHNKMRVFQEEIFGPVVSVTTFKDFDDAMRIANDTLYGLGAGVWTRDGNTAYRAGRTIEAGRVWTNCYHLYPAHAAFGGYKQSGIGRENHLKMLAHYQQTKNLLVSYSPKALGFF, encoded by the coding sequence ATGATCTACGCCGCCCCCAACCAGCCCGGCTCGAAGGTGAAGTTCAAGTCCCGCTACCAGAACTTCATCGGTGGCCGTTGGGTCGAGCCCAAGCGGGGCCAGTACTTCCAGAACATCACGCCCGTGACGGGCCAGGTCTTCTGCGAGATTCCCCGCTCCACGGCGGAGGACATCGAGCTGGCGCTGGACGCGGCGCACGCGGCGAAGGCCGCCTGGGGCCGCACCTCGCCCACCGAGCGCGCCAACATCCTGCTGAAGATCGCCGACCGGCTGGAGCAGGAGAAGGAGATGCTGGCGCTGGTGGAGTCCTGGGACAACGGCAAGCCCATCCGCGAGACGCTCGCGGCGGACCTGCCGCTGGCCATCGACCACTTCCGCTACTTCGCGAGCTGCATCCGCGCGCAGGAAGGCTCCATGAGCCAGTTGGACAGCGACACCGTCGCGTACCACTTCCATGAGCCGCTGGGCGTGGTGGGGCAGATCATCCCGTGGAACTTCCCCATCCTGATGGCGGCGTGGAAGCTGGCCCCGGCGCTGGCCGCGGGCAACTGCGTGGTGCTCAAGCCCGCGGAGCAGACGCCCGTGGGCATCCTGGTCGTCACCGAGCTCATCCAGGACCTGCTCCCCGACGGCGTGCTCAACGTGGTCAACGGCTTCGGCGTCGAGGCCGGCAAGCCGCTGGCGAGCAGCCCGCGCGTGGCGAAGGTGGCCTTCACGGGAGAGACGACGACGGGGCGCCTCATCCTCCAGTACGCGAGCGAGAACCTCATCCCGGTGACGCTGGAGCTGGGTGGCAAGAGCCCCAACATCTTCTTTGACGACGTGATGGCGCAGGACGACGACTTCCTGGACAAGGCGATGGAAGGGTTCGCCATGTTCGCGCTGAACCAGGGAGAGGTCTGCACCTGTCCGTCGCGCGCGCTGGTGGGCGAGCGCATCTTCAACCAGTTCATCGAGCGGGGCCTGGAGCGCGTGAAGCGCGTGCGGCCAGGCAACCCGCTGGACACCGACACGATGCTGGGGGCGCAGGCGTCGAACGACCAGCTCGAGAAGATTCTCGGCTACATCGACATCGGCAAGAAGGAGGGCGCCAAGGTGCTCACCGGCGGCGAGCGCGTGACGCTGCCCGGCGACCTCAAGGACGGCTACTACGTCGCGCCCACGGTGTTCCACGGCCACAACAAGATGCGCGTGTTCCAGGAGGAGATCTTCGGACCCGTCGTCAGCGTCACGACGTTCAAGGACTTCGACGACGCGATGCGCATCGCCAACGACACGCTGTACGGCCTGGGCGCGGGCGTGTGGACGCGCGATGGCAACACGGCGTACCGGGCGGGCCGCACCATCGAGGCGGGCCGCGTGTGGACCAACTGCTACCACCTGTACCCGGCGCACGCGGCGTTCGGTGGCTACAAGCAGTCCGGCATCGGCCGTGAGAACCACCTCAAGATGCTGGCCCACTACCAGCAGACCAAGAACCTGCTGGTGAGCTACAGCCCGAAGGCGCTGGGGTTCTTCTGA
- a CDS encoding sigma-54-dependent Fis family transcriptional regulator translates to MGTLTLSASAHLWEQFLVGALDGEQATIPEVPPILSRWQRSRALGAPCTGLPHEGPSVGSAALVERRERLEPVWHEVRDILDVLAAAPLPSGRVALLADREGVILATRSSGGSFGGHADDVRLVAGACWDEVSRGTNAIGTALVESSAVAVVGPAHYAQRHHGLVCYAAPVRDAFGELVGVLDVTGPASGADPLVLVAVASIAHSAEARLREVAWARVASAVRGRLEARLAREDGPVLLIEAPGRVRRLNGAARTVMSLSQGSPGELSSGRVLGLSWADLKDAALRGHSLEACQPSTGARWRVQVEAVGEGDVTLAVLVRLEPRLTRAVAKRLPVAEDAGPEGSAWEALKGSDSQHRAMLKEAARFAPTMLPVLLLSETGTGKELLARAVHAASSVASGPFVAVNCGALSSALLESELFGHAPGAFTGARAGGAEGKLAAADGGTLFLDELAEMPAALQVLLLRVLEDGGYSRVGESHVRHSRFRLIGATCRDLDAAVRAGTFRGDLYYRLQGVMLRLPPLRERDDLAMLAQELLGQLSLEGGHPASTLSTSALERLKNHGWPGNVRELKTVLRLALVRAGGAREVDVAALPPELGLGPGAVPRAPGGAREDAASATGLRALEAQAVREALERSGGNMARAARRLGVARSTLYRMVERLGLVLPPRA, encoded by the coding sequence ATGGGAACGCTCACGCTCAGCGCCTCCGCGCACCTGTGGGAGCAGTTCCTCGTCGGCGCGCTCGACGGGGAGCAGGCGACGATTCCGGAGGTGCCTCCCATCCTCTCGAGGTGGCAGCGCTCGCGAGCGCTGGGGGCCCCCTGCACGGGTCTCCCGCACGAAGGACCCAGCGTCGGGAGTGCCGCGCTCGTCGAGCGCCGCGAGCGGCTGGAGCCCGTCTGGCACGAGGTGCGAGACATCCTGGACGTCCTCGCCGCGGCGCCACTGCCCTCGGGGCGGGTCGCGCTGCTGGCGGACCGGGAGGGCGTCATCCTCGCCACGCGCAGCTCGGGGGGCTCCTTCGGAGGGCACGCCGATGACGTGCGGCTGGTGGCCGGGGCCTGCTGGGACGAGGTGTCGCGCGGCACGAATGCCATCGGCACCGCGTTGGTGGAGTCCTCCGCGGTCGCGGTGGTGGGGCCCGCGCACTATGCGCAGCGGCACCATGGACTGGTCTGCTACGCGGCGCCGGTGAGGGACGCGTTCGGTGAGCTGGTCGGCGTGCTGGATGTCACCGGCCCCGCGAGCGGCGCGGATCCGCTGGTGCTGGTGGCGGTGGCGAGCATCGCGCACTCCGCGGAGGCACGGCTGCGCGAGGTGGCCTGGGCGCGCGTGGCATCCGCGGTGCGAGGGAGACTCGAGGCGCGGCTGGCCCGGGAGGATGGCCCCGTGCTGCTCATCGAAGCCCCGGGGCGGGTGCGGCGATTGAACGGGGCCGCGCGGACGGTGATGAGCCTGTCGCAGGGCTCGCCTGGGGAGCTGTCCTCGGGGCGGGTGCTCGGCTTGTCGTGGGCGGACTTGAAGGACGCGGCGCTGCGGGGGCATTCGCTGGAGGCGTGTCAGCCGTCGACGGGCGCGCGGTGGCGTGTCCAGGTGGAGGCGGTGGGGGAGGGGGACGTGACGCTCGCGGTGCTGGTGCGGCTGGAGCCTCGGCTCACGCGTGCGGTGGCGAAGCGGCTTCCCGTGGCGGAGGACGCCGGGCCCGAGGGGAGCGCCTGGGAGGCGCTGAAGGGAAGTGACTCCCAGCACCGGGCCATGCTGAAGGAGGCCGCGCGCTTCGCTCCGACGATGCTCCCTGTGCTGCTGCTCTCCGAGACGGGGACGGGCAAGGAGCTGCTCGCGCGAGCGGTGCATGCGGCGAGCTCGGTGGCCTCGGGGCCGTTCGTGGCGGTCAACTGTGGAGCGCTGTCGTCGGCGTTGCTGGAGAGCGAGCTGTTCGGTCATGCGCCCGGAGCCTTCACGGGGGCACGCGCGGGCGGGGCGGAGGGGAAGCTGGCGGCGGCGGACGGGGGCACCTTGTTCCTGGACGAGCTGGCGGAGATGCCCGCGGCGCTGCAGGTGTTGCTGCTGCGCGTGTTGGAGGACGGTGGATACTCGCGCGTGGGCGAGTCACACGTGCGGCACTCGCGCTTCCGCCTCATCGGCGCGACGTGCAGGGACCTGGATGCGGCCGTCCGGGCGGGCACGTTCCGTGGCGACCTCTACTATCGCCTCCAGGGCGTGATGCTGCGCCTTCCTCCGCTGCGGGAGCGCGACGACCTGGCCATGCTGGCTCAAGAGCTGCTGGGGCAGCTCTCGCTCGAAGGGGGCCATCCCGCGAGCACGCTGTCGACATCGGCGCTGGAGCGACTGAAGAACCACGGCTGGCCCGGCAACGTGCGCGAGCTGAAGACGGTGCTCCGATTGGCGCTGGTCCGCGCGGGGGGCGCGCGTGAGGTGGATGTGGCCGCGCTGCCCCCCGAGCTGGGACTCGGCCCCGGGGCCGTTCCGCGCGCGCCCGGAGGGGCCCGCGAGGACGCGGCGAGTGCCACGGGCCTGCGAGCGCTCGAGGCCCAAGCGGTGCGCGAGGCGCTGGAGCGCAGTGGGGGCAACATGGCCCGCGCGGCGCGGCGGCTCGGGGTCGCCCGCAGCACGCTCTACCGGATGGTGGAGCGCTTGGGGCTGGTGCTTCCACCGCGCGCCTGA
- a CDS encoding DUF6600 domain-containing protein — protein MAPWTTKPSHWLRNGGLCASALLLAMGCASAQEEYGPQVTATSPTLGSPVSTFRDVLSPYGTWTQLPEAGWVWQPSASVVGDGFVPYSTGGQWAMSDWGWTFQTDWAWGWAPFHYGRWFLQPSVGWVWWPDDEWAPSWVDWRWGDGFVGWVPFAPPGVDVDLAWNFVNVHDFSRPDVGRYVVAPDRVAGILQQTELAGERVKARTGEWNRGPSAEAFTQVTGQPVRRARLSAPPTGQPPASQAESPPEKPPPPPSEHPAPSAPPEHHTSPPAEEHPEPRPPPPPTERPTEPSAEPHTPPHAGPHEAPHPRH, from the coding sequence ATGGCCCCCTGGACGACCAAACCCTCTCACTGGCTCCGCAATGGAGGCCTGTGCGCGAGCGCCCTGTTGCTCGCCATGGGCTGCGCGAGCGCGCAAGAGGAGTACGGCCCCCAGGTGACAGCGACCTCGCCGACCCTGGGCAGTCCCGTCTCCACGTTCCGCGACGTGCTGTCACCCTATGGCACCTGGACCCAGCTCCCGGAAGCGGGGTGGGTGTGGCAGCCCTCCGCCTCCGTGGTGGGCGACGGCTTCGTGCCCTACTCCACGGGTGGGCAGTGGGCGATGAGCGACTGGGGTTGGACGTTCCAGACAGACTGGGCCTGGGGGTGGGCGCCCTTCCACTACGGCCGCTGGTTCCTCCAGCCCTCCGTGGGCTGGGTGTGGTGGCCCGATGACGAGTGGGCGCCGTCCTGGGTGGACTGGCGCTGGGGAGACGGCTTCGTGGGGTGGGTGCCGTTCGCGCCGCCCGGCGTGGACGTGGACCTCGCGTGGAACTTCGTGAACGTCCACGACTTCTCCCGCCCCGACGTGGGCCGCTACGTGGTGGCGCCCGACCGGGTCGCCGGCATCCTCCAGCAGACCGAGCTCGCGGGTGAGCGGGTGAAGGCACGCACCGGCGAGTGGAACCGAGGCCCCTCGGCCGAGGCGTTCACCCAGGTCACCGGACAGCCCGTGCGCCGAGCCCGCCTGAGCGCGCCCCCCACCGGCCAGCCACCCGCGTCCCAAGCGGAGTCCCCTCCGGAGAAGCCGCCCCCGCCTCCGTCCGAGCACCCCGCTCCGTCCGCGCCCCCCGAGCACCACACGTCCCCGCCCGCCGAGGAGCACCCAGAGCCCAGGCCCCCGCCTCCACCGACCGAGCGCCCCACCGAGCCTTCCGCCGAGCCGCACACCCCGCCGCACGCCGGGCCTCACGAAGCGCCGCACCCCAGGCACTGA